The Leptospira sp. WS39.C2 genome contains a region encoding:
- a CDS encoding cation-translocating P-type ATPase yields the protein MQSIPKQISEYLAMGLSNDTVKKNRSVYGANEILTSKKKGILLMLFGVVTEPMILLLISISIVYLLLGDRGEALLLLCSVIGIICITFYQEKKTDTAISALRSLASPRTNVIREGQIIRIEGKDVVFGDILILNEGDRIPADAELLSDRIFSCDESLLTGESIPVNKVLGQIVFCGALVVGGEGVCQVKSVGNQTEIGKIGKKIADESVGRTLLELEVARLVKNLFLVAAGLCVLLALYFGFVKSLWLQGLLSGLTLAIGLMPEELPLVMTIFFALGAYRLSTKNVLVRRSSIIETLGAATVLCSDKTGTITKNKMKVGIISTKDLDENLEKTKEISEDSKTILQLAYFASKHPSFDPMDIAISDCMGTFHEDGDLSLVSIKDFPLTPEQLTMIRVLKESGKYVCYAKGSPEAIFGLCNLDTNELDEWTKRTNLLAKEGYRVLAVAKSNSDLNNIPEDRNDVKYQLYGLLSFLDPIREIVPTAVQTAYEAGIRVIMITGDYPETAKNIANQIGLKNSDLVYTGKEFSNLKDTELKKVLNECNVFSRVSPEDKWKLVRILKAEGEIVAMTGDGVNDAPALRTANIGVAMGERGTDVAREASDIVLLDDSFSSILESVRIGRQIFDNLKKALGYLIGVHIPIVGITFLPILFDWPIVVLSAIHIVFMEMVIDPTCTIVFEKEDAEFDLMKRKPRNATEPLLDNELFINSLIQGAFSLLSVVSTYWITLLYLKGDSVNQIVSTTTFVTLVFSNLFLILANRSLHESMWSRMRIKNSMINFVFVGTIGVLLLSIYLPGMNSLFRFVPLNFLQFLTAILVAFIGVLFYDMTKVSVSKRLRRL from the coding sequence ATGCAATCAATACCAAAACAAATTTCTGAATACTTGGCAATGGGACTATCGAATGATACGGTTAAAAAGAACCGTTCAGTCTACGGTGCAAATGAAATTCTGACCTCCAAAAAAAAAGGGATTCTACTGATGCTTTTTGGAGTTGTTACTGAACCAATGATTCTGCTTCTCATTTCCATTAGTATTGTGTATTTACTTTTAGGGGATCGTGGCGAAGCCTTACTTTTGTTATGTTCAGTAATTGGAATTATATGCATTACGTTTTACCAAGAGAAAAAAACAGATACGGCGATATCTGCTTTGAGATCACTGGCGAGTCCCAGAACAAACGTGATACGAGAAGGTCAAATCATTCGTATTGAAGGTAAGGACGTAGTATTTGGTGACATACTCATCCTAAATGAAGGTGATCGAATCCCTGCTGATGCTGAGTTATTATCTGATAGAATATTTTCTTGCGATGAATCATTGTTAACTGGAGAATCGATACCAGTAAATAAAGTTCTTGGACAGATTGTTTTTTGTGGAGCTTTGGTTGTCGGTGGTGAGGGAGTGTGTCAAGTAAAGTCAGTTGGGAATCAGACTGAGATAGGAAAAATTGGTAAAAAAATTGCGGATGAGTCAGTTGGTAGAACACTTTTAGAATTAGAAGTAGCAAGATTAGTTAAGAATTTGTTTTTAGTTGCCGCAGGTTTGTGTGTATTGTTGGCACTTTATTTTGGATTCGTAAAATCTTTATGGTTACAGGGTTTATTATCAGGGTTAACGTTAGCTATAGGTTTAATGCCAGAAGAGTTGCCTCTAGTAATGACAATCTTTTTTGCCTTGGGTGCTTATCGATTAAGTACAAAGAATGTTCTTGTTAGAAGGTCTTCTATCATTGAAACTTTAGGAGCAGCAACAGTTTTGTGTTCAGACAAAACAGGCACAATTACAAAAAATAAGATGAAGGTTGGAATCATTTCAACAAAAGATCTTGATGAAAATTTAGAAAAAACAAAGGAAATATCGGAAGATTCAAAGACTATCTTACAACTTGCATACTTTGCATCAAAACATCCAAGTTTTGACCCAATGGATATTGCAATTTCAGATTGTATGGGAACTTTTCACGAGGATGGAGATTTATCTCTAGTTTCGATTAAAGATTTTCCTTTAACTCCAGAACAACTTACAATGATAAGGGTTTTAAAAGAATCAGGAAAGTATGTATGTTATGCGAAAGGTTCTCCTGAGGCAATTTTTGGTTTATGTAATTTGGACACAAATGAATTAGATGAGTGGACTAAAAGAACGAATTTATTGGCAAAAGAAGGGTATCGTGTTCTTGCTGTTGCAAAATCTAATAGTGACCTGAATAATATTCCTGAAGATCGAAATGATGTAAAATATCAATTATACGGTTTACTTTCCTTTTTAGATCCTATTCGTGAAATTGTACCAACTGCTGTTCAGACAGCTTATGAAGCAGGGATTCGAGTGATTATGATCACCGGAGATTATCCAGAAACTGCTAAAAACATTGCAAATCAAATTGGATTAAAAAATTCAGATTTAGTATATACAGGAAAAGAATTTTCAAACTTAAAAGATACTGAACTCAAAAAAGTATTAAATGAATGTAATGTTTTTTCTAGAGTGAGTCCAGAAGACAAATGGAAGTTAGTTCGTATTTTAAAAGCCGAGGGTGAAATTGTTGCGATGACTGGTGATGGTGTAAATGATGCACCCGCATTACGAACTGCTAACATTGGAGTGGCAATGGGGGAACGAGGAACTGATGTTGCAAGAGAAGCATCTGACATCGTTTTGTTGGATGATTCATTTTCTTCAATTTTAGAATCAGTTCGAATTGGCCGGCAAATTTTTGATAACTTGAAAAAAGCATTGGGTTATTTAATTGGTGTTCATATTCCAATTGTCGGGATTACTTTTTTACCTATTTTATTTGATTGGCCTATCGTTGTTTTATCTGCGATCCATATTGTTTTTATGGAAATGGTGATCGATCCTACATGTACGATCGTTTTTGAGAAAGAAGATGCGGAATTTGATTTAATGAAACGTAAACCAAGGAACGCAACTGAACCTCTTTTAGATAATGAATTGTTTATCAATTCTTTGATCCAGGGTGCGTTTTCCTTATTGTCTGTCGTTTCTACATACTGGATCACATTACTTTATTTAAAAGGTGATTCAGTGAACCAAATTGTAAGTACAACTACATTTGTTACACTCGTCTTTTCAAACTTATTTTTAATTTTGGCAAATCGTTCCCTTCATGAATCGATGTGGAGCCGAATGAGAATCAAAAATTCTATGATTAATTTTGTATTTGTTGGAACGATTGGAGTTTTGTTATTATCCATTTATCTCCCAGGTATGAATTCATTATTTCGATTTGTCCCATTGAATTTTCTACAATTTTTGACAGCGATACTTGTTGCATTTATAGGAGTATTATTCTACGATATGACAAAAGTTTCCGTTTCCAAAAGACTTCGAAGACTTTAA
- a CDS encoding C69 family dipeptidase, which translates to MCDTSLATEKFTKTQKRIFAKNSDREPNEAQTILHLPRKEYPKDSVVKTTYIEIPQTSVTYEIFLSKPFHMWGAEMGVNEFGVCIGNEAVFTNLKIGKTNNGLTGMDLIRLALERSKTAKNALFLITELLEEYGQDACGGYQNKTFFYHNSFIIADRTDGYVLETADRFWVAKKIKSYYAISNGLTIESDFEYSSTNLIEKLKYNSKKDFSFKDHFSDYFYTYMSHCKDRRNLHNATAEKSQNIFSQYDSKLAIETLKTHETDADEFEPCNSSMKSLCMHATGPTTPNQTNGSLVVEWDTSETNQDPLRVYYTGTSTPCLSLFKPFFFGTKNFINASSLDPKSTYTDTLWWLNESIVRKANFDYQGVRSILLPSLVGLQESIFSTTKEPLPLQKKEEIQWRFLKDHVNVLKKIDDELIEAKIGKSRWQNPLFQLYWSGQNSKLGLRSFK; encoded by the coding sequence ATGTGCGATACATCTCTTGCCACTGAAAAATTTACAAAAACACAAAAAAGAATCTTTGCTAAAAACTCGGATAGAGAACCAAATGAAGCCCAAACAATTCTCCATTTACCGCGAAAAGAATACCCAAAAGATTCTGTTGTAAAAACAACGTATATTGAAATTCCACAAACTTCCGTTACATACGAAATTTTTTTATCAAAACCCTTTCATATGTGGGGTGCAGAAATGGGAGTCAATGAATTTGGAGTTTGTATTGGAAATGAAGCTGTATTCACAAATTTAAAAATAGGCAAAACAAACAACGGATTAACTGGTATGGACCTAATTCGTTTGGCTTTAGAAAGATCAAAAACAGCAAAAAATGCATTATTTTTGATCACAGAACTTTTGGAGGAATATGGTCAAGATGCATGTGGTGGTTATCAAAATAAAACTTTTTTTTACCATAATAGTTTCATTATTGCTGATCGCACTGATGGATATGTATTGGAAACCGCAGATCGATTTTGGGTTGCTAAAAAAATAAAATCATATTATGCAATATCAAACGGGTTAACAATAGAATCTGATTTTGAATATTCCTCAACTAACTTAATTGAGAAATTAAAATACAATTCTAAAAAAGATTTTTCATTCAAAGATCATTTCAGCGATTATTTTTATACATATATGAGCCATTGTAAAGACAGAAGGAATCTTCACAATGCCACAGCAGAAAAATCCCAAAATATTTTTTCTCAATATGATTCAAAACTAGCCATCGAAACACTAAAAACCCATGAAACTGATGCGGATGAATTTGAACCATGTAATTCTTCTATGAAATCACTTTGTATGCATGCAACTGGTCCAACAACACCTAATCAAACTAACGGTAGTTTGGTAGTGGAATGGGATACTTCTGAAACAAATCAAGATCCACTTAGAGTGTACTATACTGGAACATCAACGCCATGTTTGAGTTTATTCAAACCTTTCTTTTTTGGTACAAAAAATTTCATAAACGCATCTAGTTTAGATCCGAAATCCACATACACCGATACCTTGTGGTGGTTAAATGAATCGATCGTTAGAAAGGCAAATTTTGATTACCAAGGTGTTCGCTCCATACTTCTACCTTCCCTAGTTGGATTACAAGAATCTATATTCTCTACTACAAAAGAACCATTACCATTACAAAAAAAAGAAGAGATCCAGTGGAGATTTTTAAAAGATCACGTTAATGTTCTGAAAAAAATAGATGATGAACTAATAGAGGCAAAGATAGGAAAAAGTCGATGGCAAAATCCACTATTCCAATTGTATTGGAGTGGCCAAAATTCAAAACTAGGATTACGAAGCTTCAAATAA